The proteins below are encoded in one region of Meriones unguiculatus strain TT.TT164.6M chromosome 18, Bangor_MerUng_6.1, whole genome shotgun sequence:
- the Madd gene encoding MAP kinase-activating death domain protein isoform X23, with the protein MVQKKFCPRLLDYLVIVGARHPSSDSVAQTPELLRRYPLEDHPEFPLPPDVVFFCQPEGCLSVRQRRASLRDDTSFVFTLTDKDTGVTRYGICVNFYRSFQKRAPKEKAESGAAPRGKEGPHAPCASEELAPASSEGTSTLQPPGADSTPDVSQSPRGKRRAKAGSRSRNSTLTSLCVLSHHPFFSAFRECLYTLKRLVDCCSERLLGKKPGIPRGVQRDTMWRIFTGSLLVEEKSSALLHDLREIEAWIYRLLRSPVPVSGQKRVDIEVLPPELQPALTFALPDPSRFTLVDFPLHLPLELLGVDACLQVLTCILLEHKVVLQSRDYNALSMSVMAFVAMIYPLEYMFPVIPLLPTCMASAEQLLLAPTPYIIGVPASFFLYKLDFKMPDDVWLVDLDSNRVIAPTNAEVLPILPEPESIELKKHLKQALASMSLNTQPILNLEKFHEGQEIPLLLGRPSSDLQSTPSTEFNPLIYGNDVDSVDVATRVAMVRFFNSANVLQGFQMHTRTLRLFPRPVVAFQAGSFLASRPRQTPFAEKLARTQAVEYFGEWTLNPTNYAFQRIHNNMFDPALIGDKPKWYAHQLQPIRYRVYDGNSQLAEALSVPPEHDSESDPTDDSGSDSMEYDDSSSSYSSLGDFVSEMMKCDINGDTPNVDPLTHAALGDASEVEIDELQTQKEGEEPGPDSENSQENPPLRSSSSTTASSSPSTVIHGAHSEPAESTEMDDKAAPGSSKPLPPVPPSICRSTVDRRQTETGEGSVCQRTYDNPHFEPQYGSPPEEDDDEQGESYTPRFSQHVSGHRAQKLLRPNSLKLASDSDAESDSRASSPNSTVSNTSTEGFGGIMSFASSLYRNHSTSFSLSNLALPTKGAREKSTPFPSLKVFGLNTLMEIVTEAGPGSGEGNRRALVDQKSSVIKHSPTVKREPPSPQGRSSNSSENQQFLKEVVHSVLDGQGVGWLNMKKVRRLLESEQLRVFVLSKLNRAVQSEDDARQDVIQDVEISRKVYKGMLDLLKCTVLSLEQSYAHAGLGGMASIFALLEIAQTHYYSKEPDKRKRSPTENVNTPVGKDPGLAGRGDPKAMAQLRVPQLGPRAPSATGKGPKELDTRSLKEENFVASVELWNKHQEVKKQKALEKQRQEVIKPAFDLGETEEKRSQVSADSGVSLTSASQRTDPDSVISVSPAVMIRSSSQDSEVSNSSGETLGADSDLSSTAGDGPGGEGSAHLASSRATLSDSEIETNSATSTIFGKAHSLKPKEKLAGSPVRSSEDVSQRVYLYEGLLGRDKGSMWDQLEDAAMETFSISKERSTLWDQMQFWEDAFLDAVMLEREGMGMDQGPQEMIDRYLSLGEHDRKRLEDDEDRLLATLLHNLISYMLLMKVNKNDIRKKVRRLMGKSHIGLVYSQQINEVLDQLTNLNGRDLSIRSSGSRHMKKQTFVVHAGTDTNGDIFFMEVCDDCVVLRSNIGTVYERWWYEKLINMTYCPKTKVLCLWRRNGSETQLNKFYTKKCRELYYCVKDSMERAAARQQSIKPGPELGGEFPVQDMKTGEGGLLQVTLEGINLKFMHNQFLKLKKW; encoded by the exons ATGGTGCAAAAGAAGTTCTGCCCTCGGTTACTTGACTACCTAGTGATCGTAGGGGCGAG GCACCCGAGCAGCGACAGCGTGGCTCAGACTCCTGAGCTGCTGCGGCGGTACCCGCTGGAGGATCACCCCGAGTTCCCCCTGCCCCCGGATGTGGTGTTCTTCTGCCAGCCCGAGGGCTGCCTGAGTGTGCGGCAGCGGCGCGCCAGCCTGCGGGACGACACGTCCTTCGTCTTCACCCTGACCGACAAGGACACGGGAGTCACCCGCTACGGCATCTGCGTCAACTTCTACCGTTCCTTCCAGAAGCGAGCGCCAAAGGAAAAGGCGGAGAGCGGAGCGGCCCCCCGCGGGAAGGAAGGGCCCCATGCCCCCTGTGCCTCGGAAGAACTTGCCCCTGCGAGCTCCGAGGGCACCTCGACCTTGCAGCCTCCTGGTGCTGACTCCACCCCCGACGTGAGCCAGTCTCCTCGGGGCAAACGCCGGGCCAAAGCTGGCAGTCGCTCCCGCAACAGCACCCTGACGTCCCTGTGCGTGCTGAGCCACCACCCCTTCTTCTCTGCCTTCAGAGAGTGTCTGTACACTCTCAAACGTCTGGTAGACTGCTGCAGTGAACGGCTGCTGGGCAAGAAGCCGGGCATCCCTCGGGGGGTACAGAG GGACACCATGTGGCGAATCTTTACTGGATCGCTGCTAGTGGAGGAGAAGTCCAGTGCCCTTCTGCACGACCTCCGAGAGATTGAGGCCTGGATCTACCGGTTGCTACGCTCCCCAGTACCTGTCTCTGGGCAGAAGCGAGTGGACATCGAGGTCCTTCCCCCGGAACTGCAGCCGGCCCTGACGTTTGCTCTTCCCGACCCCTCTCGATTCACCCTAGTGGATTTCCCGCTTCATCTTCCCTTGGAACTTCTGGGTGTGGACGCTTGTCTTCAGGTGCTAACTTGCATCCTGTTGGAGCATAAG GTGGTGCTTCAGTCCCGAGACTACAATGCTCTCTCCATGTCTGTGATGGCGTTTGTGGCAATGATCTACCCCCTGGAGTACATGTTCCCAGTCATTCCACTGCTGCCCACCTGCATGGCGTCGGCAGAGCAG CTACTCTTGGCTCCAACCCCATACATCATTGGAGTTCCTGCCAGCTTCTTCCTCTACAAACTAGACTTCAAAATGCCCGATGACGTGTGGCTAGTGGATCTGGACAGTAATAGG GTGATTGCCCCCACCAATGCGGAAGTGCTACCCATCCTGCCAGAACCAGAATCAATAGAGCTgaaaaaacacttaaagcag GCCCTGGCTAGCATGAGTCTCAACACCCAGCCCATCCTTAATCTGGAGAAATTCCATGAGGGCCAGGAGATCCCGCTTCTCTTGGGAAGGCCTTCTAGTGACCTTCAGTCCACGCCTTCAACGGAATTCAATCCACTCATTTATGGCAATGATGTCGATTCAGTCGATGTTGCAACGAG AGTGGCCATGGTACGTTTCTTCAACTCTGCTAACGTGCTGCAGGGCTTTCAGATGCACACACGTACCCTTCGACTCTTTCCCCGGCCTGTGGTCGCTTTCCAAGCTGGCTCCTTTCTGGCCTCACGTCCCCGGCAGACTCCCTTTGCTGAGAAACTGGCCAGGACTCAAGCTGTGGAGTACTTTGGAGAATGGACCCTGAACCCCACTAACTATGCCTTTCAGCGGATTCACAACA ATATGTTTGATCCAGCTCTTATTGGAGACAAGCCAAAGTGGTATGCTCACCAGCTGCAGCCCATCCGTTATCGAGTCTATGATGGCAATTCTCAGCTGGCTGAGGCCCTGAGTGTGCCCCCCGAGCATGATTCTGAATCTGACCCCACTGATGACAG TGGCAGCGATAGCATGGAGTATGATGACTCAAGCTCTTcttactcctcccttggggactTTGTCAGTGAAATGATGAAATGTGACATCAACGGTGATACTCCCA ATGTGGACCCTCTGACACATGCAGCCCTTGGAGATGCCAGTGAGGTGGAGATTGATGAGCTGCAGAcccagaaggagggagaggagcctGGTCCAGACAGCGAGAACTCTCAGGAAAATCCTCCGCTGCGCTCCAGCTCCAGCACCACTGCCAGCAGCAGCCCAAGCACAGTCATCCACGGTGCCCACTCT GAACCTGCTGAGTCTACAGAAATGGATGATAAGGCAGCACCAGGCAGctccaagcccctccctcccGTGCCTCCCAGCATTTGCAGATCTACTGTGGACAGGAGACAGACTGAGACTGGAGAGGGGTCAGTGTGCCAGCGAACCTATGACAATCCACACTTCGAGCCACAATATGGCTCGCCCCCTGAGGAAGATGATGATGAGCAGGGGGAAAGCTACACTCCCCGATTCAGCCAACATGTCAGTGGCCATCG GGCTCAAAAGCTGCTGCGGCCCAACAGCTTGAAACTGGCAAGTGACTCAGACGCAGAGTCAGACTCCCGAGCAAGCTCTCCCAACTCCACTGTCTCCAACACCAGCACCGAGGGCTTTGGGGGCATCATGTCTTTTGCTA GCAGCCTGTATCGGAACCACAGTACGAGCTTCAGTCTTTCAAACCTCGCACTGCCCACCAAAGGAGCCCGAGAGAAGAGTACACCGTTCCCCAGTCTGAAAG TATTTGGGCTAAATACTCTAATGGAGATTGTTACTGAAGCCGGCCCTGGGAGTGGTGAAG GAAACAGGAGGGCCTTGGTGGACCAGAAGTCATCTGTCATTAAACACAGCCCAACCGTCAAAAGAGAACCTCCGTCCCCTCAGGGCCGGTCCAGCAATTCTAG CGAGAACCAGCAGTTCCTGAAGGAAGTGGTACACAGTGTGCTGGATGGCCAGGGAGTAGGCTGGCTCAATATGAAGAAAGTACGCCGGCTGCTGGAGAGTGAGCAGCTTCGGGTCTTCGTACTGAGCAAGCTGAACCGCGCAGTGCAGTCCGAGGACGACGCCCGGCAGGATGTCATCCAAGACGTG GAGATCAGTCGGAAGGTGTACAAGGGGATGCTAGACCTCCTGAAGTGCACAGTCCTCAGCCTCGAGCAGTCCTATGCCCACGCAGGTCTGGGCGGCATGGCCAGCATCTTTGCACTTTTGGAGATTGCCCAGACCCACTACTATAGTAAAG AACCAGACAAGCGGAAGAGAAGTCCAACAGAGAATGTAAATACCCCAGTTGGCAAAGATCCTGGTCTGGCTGGGCGGGGGGACCCAAAGGCTATGGCCCAGCTAAGGGTCCCTCAGCTGGGTCCTCGGGCACCAAGTGCTACAGGAAAGGGTCCTAAAGAACTGGATACCAGAAGCTTAAAGGAAGAGAATTTTGTAGCATCGGTTG AATTGTGGAACAAGCACCAGGAAGTGAAAAAGCAAAAGGCTTTGGAAAAACAGA GGCAAGAGGTGATCAAGCCTGCCTTTGACCTTGGTGAGACAGAAGAGAAAAGGTCCCAGGTCAGCGCAGACAGCGGTGTGAGCCtgacctctgcttcccag AGGACTGATCCAGACTCTGTCATCAGTGTGAGTCCAGCTGTTATGATCCGCAGCTCCAGTCAGGATTCTGAA gtgagTAATAGTTCTGGAGAGACGCTCGGAGCAGACAGCGACCTGAGCAGCACGGCAGGTGACGGGCCAGGAGGAGAAGGCAGTGCCCACTTGGCGAGTTCTCGAGCCACTCTGTCTGATAGCGAAATCGAAACCAATTCCGCCACAAGCACCATCTTT GGTAAAGCTCATAGCTTGAAGCCAAAGGAGAAGCTGGCAGGCAGTCCAGTCCGCTCTTCCGAAGACGTAAGCCAGCGAGTCTATCTCTACGAGGGACTGCTAG GAAGGGACAAAGGATCGATGTGGGACCAGTTAGAGGATGCTGCTATGGAGACCTTTTCTATAA GCAAAGAGCGTTCTACTTTATGGGACCAAATGCAGTTCTGGGAAGATGCATTCTTAGATGCTGTGATGTTGGAAAGAGAAGGGATGGGTATGGACCAGGGTCCTCAGGAAATGATTGACAG GTACCTGTCCCTAGGAGAGCATGACCGGAAGCGCCTGGAGGATGATGAAGACCGCTTGCTGGCCACACTGTTACACAACCTCATCTCCTATATGCTCCTGATGAAG GTGAACAAGAACGACATCAGGAAGAAAGTACGGCGCCTAATGGGAAAGTCCCACATTGGGCTGGTATACAGCCAACAAATCAATGAGGTGCTTGATCAGCTGACGAACCTG AACGGGCGTGACCTCTCTATCCGCTCCAGCGGCAGCCGGCACATGAAGAAGCAGACATTTGTTGTGCATGCGGGGACGGACACAAATGGAGATATCTTTTTCATGGAA GTGTGTGATGACTGTGTGGTGTTACGCAGTAACATTGGGACTGTGTATGAGCGCTGGTGGTATGAGAAGCTCATCAACATGACCTACTGTCCCAAGACCAAGGTCTTGTGTTTGTGGCGTAGGAACGGCTCTGAGACCCAGCTCAACAAGTTCTATACCAAGAAG TGTCGAGAGCTGTACTACTGCGTGAAGGACAGCATGGAGCGGGCCGCTGCCAGACAACAGAGCATCAAGCCCG GACCTGAACTAGGTGGTGAGTTCCCTGTGCAGGACATGAAGACTGGAGAGGGTGGCTTGCTCCAAGTCACCCTGGAAGGGATCAATCTCAAGTTCATGCACAACCAG TTCCTGAAATTAAAGAAGTGGTGA
- the Madd gene encoding MAP kinase-activating death domain protein isoform X1 has protein sequence MVQKKFCPRLLDYLVIVGARHPSSDSVAQTPELLRRYPLEDHPEFPLPPDVVFFCQPEGCLSVRQRRASLRDDTSFVFTLTDKDTGVTRYGICVNFYRSFQKRAPKEKAESGAAPRGKEGPHAPCASEELAPASSEGTSTLQPPGADSTPDVSQSPRGKRRAKAGSRSRNSTLTSLCVLSHHPFFSAFRECLYTLKRLVDCCSERLLGKKPGIPRGVQRDTMWRIFTGSLLVEEKSSALLHDLREIEAWIYRLLRSPVPVSGQKRVDIEVLPPELQPALTFALPDPSRFTLVDFPLHLPLELLGVDACLQVLTCILLEHKVVLQSRDYNALSMSVMAFVAMIYPLEYMFPVIPLLPTCMASAEQLLLAPTPYIIGVPASFFLYKLDFKMPDDVWLVDLDSNRVIAPTNAEVLPILPEPESIELKKHLKQALASMSLNTQPILNLEKFHEGQEIPLLLGRPSSDLQSTPSTEFNPLIYGNDVDSVDVATRVAMVRFFNSANVLQGFQMHTRTLRLFPRPVVAFQAGSFLASRPRQTPFAEKLARTQAVEYFGEWTLNPTNYAFQRIHNNMFDPALIGDKPKWYAHQLQPIRYRVYDGNSQLAEALSVPPEHDSESDPTDDSGSDSMEYDDSSSSYSSLGDFVSEMMKCDINGDTPNVDPLTHAALGDASEVEIDELQTQKEGEEPGPDSENSQENPPLRSSSSTTASSSPSTVIHGAHSEPAESTEMDDKAAPGSSKPLPPVPPSICRSTVDRRQTETGEGSVCQRTYDNPHFEPQYGSPPEEDDDEQGESYTPRFSQHVSGHRAQKLLRPNSLKLASDSDAESDSRASSPNSTVSNTSTEGFGGIMSFASSLYRNHSTSFSLSNLALPTKGAREKSTPFPSLKVFGLNTLMEIVTEAGPGSGEGNRRALVDQKSSVIKHSPTVKREPPSPQGRSSNSSENQQFLKEVVHSVLDGQGVGWLNMKKVRRLLESEQLRVFVLSKLNRAVQSEDDARQDVIQDVEISRKVYKGMLDLLKCTVLSLEQSYAHAGLGGMASIFALLEIAQTHYYSKEPDKRKRSPTENVNTPVGKDPGLAGRGDPKAMAQLRVPQLGPRAPSATGKGPKELDTRSLKEENFVASVELWNKHQEVKKQKALEKQRQEVIKPAFDLGETEEKRSQVSADSGVSLTSASQRTDPDSVISVSPAVMIRSSSQDSEVSTVVSNSSGETLGADSDLSSTAGDGPGGEGSAHLASSRATLSDSEIETNSATSTIFGKAHSLKPKEKLAGSPVRSSEDVSQRVYLYEGLLGRDKGSMWDQLEDAAMETFSISKERSTLWDQMQFWEDAFLDAVMLEREGMGMDQGPQEMIDRYLSLGEHDRKRLEDDEDRLLATLLHNLISYMLLMKVNKNDIRKKVRRLMGKSHIGLVYSQQINEVLDQLTNLNGRDLSIRSSGSRHMKKQTFVVHAGTDTNGDIFFMEVCDDCVVLRSNIGTVYERWWYEKLINMTYCPKTKVLCLWRRNGSETQLNKFYTKKCRELYYCVKDSMERAAARQQSIKPGPELGGEFPVQDMKTGEGGLLQVTLEGINLKFMHNQVFIELNHIKKCNTVRGVFVLEEFVPEIKEVVSHKYKTPMAHEICYSVLCLFSYVAAVRSSEEELRTPPRPVSS, from the exons ATGGTGCAAAAGAAGTTCTGCCCTCGGTTACTTGACTACCTAGTGATCGTAGGGGCGAG GCACCCGAGCAGCGACAGCGTGGCTCAGACTCCTGAGCTGCTGCGGCGGTACCCGCTGGAGGATCACCCCGAGTTCCCCCTGCCCCCGGATGTGGTGTTCTTCTGCCAGCCCGAGGGCTGCCTGAGTGTGCGGCAGCGGCGCGCCAGCCTGCGGGACGACACGTCCTTCGTCTTCACCCTGACCGACAAGGACACGGGAGTCACCCGCTACGGCATCTGCGTCAACTTCTACCGTTCCTTCCAGAAGCGAGCGCCAAAGGAAAAGGCGGAGAGCGGAGCGGCCCCCCGCGGGAAGGAAGGGCCCCATGCCCCCTGTGCCTCGGAAGAACTTGCCCCTGCGAGCTCCGAGGGCACCTCGACCTTGCAGCCTCCTGGTGCTGACTCCACCCCCGACGTGAGCCAGTCTCCTCGGGGCAAACGCCGGGCCAAAGCTGGCAGTCGCTCCCGCAACAGCACCCTGACGTCCCTGTGCGTGCTGAGCCACCACCCCTTCTTCTCTGCCTTCAGAGAGTGTCTGTACACTCTCAAACGTCTGGTAGACTGCTGCAGTGAACGGCTGCTGGGCAAGAAGCCGGGCATCCCTCGGGGGGTACAGAG GGACACCATGTGGCGAATCTTTACTGGATCGCTGCTAGTGGAGGAGAAGTCCAGTGCCCTTCTGCACGACCTCCGAGAGATTGAGGCCTGGATCTACCGGTTGCTACGCTCCCCAGTACCTGTCTCTGGGCAGAAGCGAGTGGACATCGAGGTCCTTCCCCCGGAACTGCAGCCGGCCCTGACGTTTGCTCTTCCCGACCCCTCTCGATTCACCCTAGTGGATTTCCCGCTTCATCTTCCCTTGGAACTTCTGGGTGTGGACGCTTGTCTTCAGGTGCTAACTTGCATCCTGTTGGAGCATAAG GTGGTGCTTCAGTCCCGAGACTACAATGCTCTCTCCATGTCTGTGATGGCGTTTGTGGCAATGATCTACCCCCTGGAGTACATGTTCCCAGTCATTCCACTGCTGCCCACCTGCATGGCGTCGGCAGAGCAG CTACTCTTGGCTCCAACCCCATACATCATTGGAGTTCCTGCCAGCTTCTTCCTCTACAAACTAGACTTCAAAATGCCCGATGACGTGTGGCTAGTGGATCTGGACAGTAATAGG GTGATTGCCCCCACCAATGCGGAAGTGCTACCCATCCTGCCAGAACCAGAATCAATAGAGCTgaaaaaacacttaaagcag GCCCTGGCTAGCATGAGTCTCAACACCCAGCCCATCCTTAATCTGGAGAAATTCCATGAGGGCCAGGAGATCCCGCTTCTCTTGGGAAGGCCTTCTAGTGACCTTCAGTCCACGCCTTCAACGGAATTCAATCCACTCATTTATGGCAATGATGTCGATTCAGTCGATGTTGCAACGAG AGTGGCCATGGTACGTTTCTTCAACTCTGCTAACGTGCTGCAGGGCTTTCAGATGCACACACGTACCCTTCGACTCTTTCCCCGGCCTGTGGTCGCTTTCCAAGCTGGCTCCTTTCTGGCCTCACGTCCCCGGCAGACTCCCTTTGCTGAGAAACTGGCCAGGACTCAAGCTGTGGAGTACTTTGGAGAATGGACCCTGAACCCCACTAACTATGCCTTTCAGCGGATTCACAACA ATATGTTTGATCCAGCTCTTATTGGAGACAAGCCAAAGTGGTATGCTCACCAGCTGCAGCCCATCCGTTATCGAGTCTATGATGGCAATTCTCAGCTGGCTGAGGCCCTGAGTGTGCCCCCCGAGCATGATTCTGAATCTGACCCCACTGATGACAG TGGCAGCGATAGCATGGAGTATGATGACTCAAGCTCTTcttactcctcccttggggactTTGTCAGTGAAATGATGAAATGTGACATCAACGGTGATACTCCCA ATGTGGACCCTCTGACACATGCAGCCCTTGGAGATGCCAGTGAGGTGGAGATTGATGAGCTGCAGAcccagaaggagggagaggagcctGGTCCAGACAGCGAGAACTCTCAGGAAAATCCTCCGCTGCGCTCCAGCTCCAGCACCACTGCCAGCAGCAGCCCAAGCACAGTCATCCACGGTGCCCACTCT GAACCTGCTGAGTCTACAGAAATGGATGATAAGGCAGCACCAGGCAGctccaagcccctccctcccGTGCCTCCCAGCATTTGCAGATCTACTGTGGACAGGAGACAGACTGAGACTGGAGAGGGGTCAGTGTGCCAGCGAACCTATGACAATCCACACTTCGAGCCACAATATGGCTCGCCCCCTGAGGAAGATGATGATGAGCAGGGGGAAAGCTACACTCCCCGATTCAGCCAACATGTCAGTGGCCATCG GGCTCAAAAGCTGCTGCGGCCCAACAGCTTGAAACTGGCAAGTGACTCAGACGCAGAGTCAGACTCCCGAGCAAGCTCTCCCAACTCCACTGTCTCCAACACCAGCACCGAGGGCTTTGGGGGCATCATGTCTTTTGCTA GCAGCCTGTATCGGAACCACAGTACGAGCTTCAGTCTTTCAAACCTCGCACTGCCCACCAAAGGAGCCCGAGAGAAGAGTACACCGTTCCCCAGTCTGAAAG TATTTGGGCTAAATACTCTAATGGAGATTGTTACTGAAGCCGGCCCTGGGAGTGGTGAAG GAAACAGGAGGGCCTTGGTGGACCAGAAGTCATCTGTCATTAAACACAGCCCAACCGTCAAAAGAGAACCTCCGTCCCCTCAGGGCCGGTCCAGCAATTCTAG CGAGAACCAGCAGTTCCTGAAGGAAGTGGTACACAGTGTGCTGGATGGCCAGGGAGTAGGCTGGCTCAATATGAAGAAAGTACGCCGGCTGCTGGAGAGTGAGCAGCTTCGGGTCTTCGTACTGAGCAAGCTGAACCGCGCAGTGCAGTCCGAGGACGACGCCCGGCAGGATGTCATCCAAGACGTG GAGATCAGTCGGAAGGTGTACAAGGGGATGCTAGACCTCCTGAAGTGCACAGTCCTCAGCCTCGAGCAGTCCTATGCCCACGCAGGTCTGGGCGGCATGGCCAGCATCTTTGCACTTTTGGAGATTGCCCAGACCCACTACTATAGTAAAG AACCAGACAAGCGGAAGAGAAGTCCAACAGAGAATGTAAATACCCCAGTTGGCAAAGATCCTGGTCTGGCTGGGCGGGGGGACCCAAAGGCTATGGCCCAGCTAAGGGTCCCTCAGCTGGGTCCTCGGGCACCAAGTGCTACAGGAAAGGGTCCTAAAGAACTGGATACCAGAAGCTTAAAGGAAGAGAATTTTGTAGCATCGGTTG AATTGTGGAACAAGCACCAGGAAGTGAAAAAGCAAAAGGCTTTGGAAAAACAGA GGCAAGAGGTGATCAAGCCTGCCTTTGACCTTGGTGAGACAGAAGAGAAAAGGTCCCAGGTCAGCGCAGACAGCGGTGTGAGCCtgacctctgcttcccag AGGACTGATCCAGACTCTGTCATCAGTGTGAGTCCAGCTGTTATGATCCGCAGCTCCAGTCAGGATTCTGAAGTTAGCACCGTG gtgagTAATAGTTCTGGAGAGACGCTCGGAGCAGACAGCGACCTGAGCAGCACGGCAGGTGACGGGCCAGGAGGAGAAGGCAGTGCCCACTTGGCGAGTTCTCGAGCCACTCTGTCTGATAGCGAAATCGAAACCAATTCCGCCACAAGCACCATCTTT GGTAAAGCTCATAGCTTGAAGCCAAAGGAGAAGCTGGCAGGCAGTCCAGTCCGCTCTTCCGAAGACGTAAGCCAGCGAGTCTATCTCTACGAGGGACTGCTAG GAAGGGACAAAGGATCGATGTGGGACCAGTTAGAGGATGCTGCTATGGAGACCTTTTCTATAA GCAAAGAGCGTTCTACTTTATGGGACCAAATGCAGTTCTGGGAAGATGCATTCTTAGATGCTGTGATGTTGGAAAGAGAAGGGATGGGTATGGACCAGGGTCCTCAGGAAATGATTGACAG GTACCTGTCCCTAGGAGAGCATGACCGGAAGCGCCTGGAGGATGATGAAGACCGCTTGCTGGCCACACTGTTACACAACCTCATCTCCTATATGCTCCTGATGAAG GTGAACAAGAACGACATCAGGAAGAAAGTACGGCGCCTAATGGGAAAGTCCCACATTGGGCTGGTATACAGCCAACAAATCAATGAGGTGCTTGATCAGCTGACGAACCTG AACGGGCGTGACCTCTCTATCCGCTCCAGCGGCAGCCGGCACATGAAGAAGCAGACATTTGTTGTGCATGCGGGGACGGACACAAATGGAGATATCTTTTTCATGGAA GTGTGTGATGACTGTGTGGTGTTACGCAGTAACATTGGGACTGTGTATGAGCGCTGGTGGTATGAGAAGCTCATCAACATGACCTACTGTCCCAAGACCAAGGTCTTGTGTTTGTGGCGTAGGAACGGCTCTGAGACCCAGCTCAACAAGTTCTATACCAAGAAG TGTCGAGAGCTGTACTACTGCGTGAAGGACAGCATGGAGCGGGCCGCTGCCAGACAACAGAGCATCAAGCCCG GACCTGAACTAGGTGGTGAGTTCCCTGTGCAGGACATGAAGACTGGAGAGGGTGGCTTGCTCCAAGTCACCCTGGAAGGGATCAATCTCAAGTTCATGCACAACCAG GTTTTCATAGAGCTGAATCACATTAAAAAGTGCAATACAGTTCGAGGCGTCTTTGTCCTGGAAGAATTTG TTCCTGAAATTAAAGAAGTGGTGAGCCACAAGTACAAGACACCAATG GCCCACGAGATCTGCTACTCTGTGTTGTGTCTCTTCTCATATGTGGCTGCAGTCCGTAGCAGCGAAGAAGAACTCCGAACCCCACCTCGGCCTGTCTCTAGCTGA